Proteins from a genomic interval of Stenotrophomonas maltophilia:
- a CDS encoding M1 family metallopeptidase, which yields MNPCKALLPAVVAALLSPAISQAALPAQPATPLTTGSVRVDIATGRVDGDVCASNSPANAQAHFVLNAGLNVARVTDGDGKPVGFDGWYDPSVDGEARVYTLAEPAATLCVQYVGAFPLYPKHDALGDFKGMMAFNGDSARFTEQSAWLPQAFDPMARVRSSESRYDLQVDCAGCRFLYLNGSPAIESAQGRFRSDNARPILLFGGSGPITRTAQVTILNETLPTAKVDALSSTVQKVADVHGRYMGVPLADRPTFLRMVTLNQIERDREGSEWGFATWPTIAMSGSIGNVADSLLAGGEKAERRVQYVAHEMGHYYFGTLNRPQGPYFWVLLESSAEFLSIKALREISGDAAADRYIARLQSAIDTQDKPLPAIDAIDGKSDLGEMYRYVYAPLLLLSLEKQVGEAKMQAFMRGLLAAPSPKSWAELQGIALKAGIDAKAWENWRASCVAGGRQRCQG from the coding sequence ATGAACCCCTGCAAGGCCCTGCTGCCCGCCGTTGTCGCCGCACTGCTCTCCCCCGCCATCAGCCAGGCTGCCCTGCCCGCGCAGCCAGCCACGCCGCTCACCACCGGCAGCGTGCGGGTGGATATCGCGACCGGCCGCGTAGATGGCGATGTATGCGCATCCAATTCCCCCGCCAACGCCCAAGCCCACTTCGTGCTCAACGCCGGCCTGAACGTCGCGCGGGTCACCGACGGTGACGGCAAGCCGGTAGGGTTCGATGGCTGGTACGACCCGAGCGTGGACGGCGAGGCGCGTGTCTACACCCTGGCCGAGCCCGCCGCCACGCTCTGCGTGCAGTACGTGGGCGCGTTTCCGCTGTACCCGAAGCACGACGCCCTGGGCGACTTCAAAGGCATGATGGCCTTCAACGGCGACAGCGCCCGTTTCACCGAACAGTCCGCATGGTTGCCGCAGGCGTTCGACCCCATGGCGCGCGTGCGCAGCAGCGAAAGCCGCTACGACCTGCAGGTGGATTGCGCCGGCTGCCGCTTCCTGTATCTCAACGGCAGCCCGGCCATCGAAAGCGCGCAGGGGCGATTCCGCAGCGACAACGCGCGGCCGATCCTGCTGTTCGGTGGCAGCGGCCCGATCACCCGTACCGCGCAGGTCACCATCCTCAATGAGACCCTGCCCACGGCCAAGGTCGATGCACTATCCAGCACCGTGCAGAAGGTAGCCGACGTGCACGGCCGCTACATGGGCGTACCGCTGGCCGACCGCCCCACTTTCCTGCGCATGGTCACGCTCAACCAGATCGAGCGCGACCGCGAAGGCAGCGAGTGGGGCTTTGCCACCTGGCCCACCATCGCCATGAGCGGCAGCATCGGCAACGTGGCCGACTCGCTGCTGGCCGGTGGCGAGAAGGCAGAGCGGCGCGTGCAGTACGTCGCGCACGAAATGGGCCACTACTACTTCGGTACGCTGAACCGTCCGCAGGGCCCCTACTTCTGGGTGCTGCTGGAATCCAGCGCCGAATTCCTGTCGATCAAGGCGCTGCGCGAGATCAGTGGCGATGCCGCGGCGGATCGCTACATCGCGCGACTGCAGTCGGCCATCGACACGCAGGACAAGCCGCTGCCCGCGATTGATGCCATCGACGGCAAATCGGATCTGGGCGAGATGTATCGTTACGTCTATGCGCCCTTGCTGTTGCTCTCGCTGGAGAAGCAAGTGGGCGAAGCGAAGATGCAGGCCTTCATGCGCGGGCTGCTGGCCGCGCCGTCGCCGAAGAGCTGGGCGGAGCTGCAAGGCATCGCATTGAAGGCCGGCATCGATGCCAAGGCCTGGGAGAATTGGCGGGCCAGCTGTGTAGCTGGTGGTAGGCAGAGGTGCCAAGGTTGA
- a CDS encoding tetratricopeptide repeat protein, whose translation MPANRKVACAMTDMPTQLTTDFDAVLDRGDIAEARRLLAPQLARGCAEALFLSSSMPAGEDDVHADADSFATLKQAAEKGYIPAIYAVGLCLLTGDGVEQDVTRAAAHFERASKAGYPSAMYEFGLALFHGNGVARDVPRAVSLIRASAQAGDEYAREFLQAHSLDVGM comes from the coding sequence ATGCCCGCGAACAGGAAGGTCGCCTGCGCCATGACGGACATGCCAACCCAGCTCACGACCGACTTCGATGCGGTGCTCGACCGTGGTGACATTGCCGAGGCGCGGCGGCTGTTGGCCCCGCAGCTTGCACGCGGGTGTGCCGAAGCGTTGTTTCTCTCTTCTTCGATGCCTGCAGGGGAGGACGACGTACATGCCGATGCGGACAGCTTCGCAACCCTCAAGCAGGCGGCGGAGAAGGGCTATATCCCCGCGATCTACGCGGTAGGGCTGTGCCTGCTGACGGGTGACGGCGTTGAGCAGGACGTCACGCGGGCGGCCGCGCATTTTGAGCGGGCATCGAAGGCCGGCTATCCGTCTGCCATGTACGAGTTTGGGCTGGCGTTGTTCCATGGCAACGGTGTCGCCAGGGATGTGCCGCGTGCGGTGTCCCTGATCCGCGCTTCGGCGCAGGCTGGGGATGAGTACGCCAGGGAGTTTCTGCAGGCGCATTCATTGGACGTGGGCATGTAG
- a CDS encoding COG4705 family protein produces MSASDAESLHSKVAAVTLGFWVMKIAATTLGETAGDLLSMTLNLGYVASSAILLAIFAGLLALQLSARRFHPVLFWSVVLATSTAGTTMSDLLDRTLGLGYATGASLLAGCLALVLLAWRLSEKSISVSNIASRRAEGFYWTAVLFSNTLGTALGDFLADDSGLGFTGGALLIGSLIALTALASRIKGINQVVLFWIAFVLTRPFGATFGDLLTKPLEKGGLGFGTVGSSLVLFTLLATLVALPMLQRKAQPAS; encoded by the coding sequence ATGAGTGCTTCAGACGCAGAGTCCCTGCACAGCAAAGTGGCGGCGGTCACCCTCGGCTTCTGGGTGATGAAGATCGCCGCCACCACCCTCGGCGAGACCGCCGGCGACCTGCTGTCGATGACGCTCAACCTGGGCTACGTGGCCAGCTCGGCCATCCTGCTGGCGATCTTTGCCGGCTTGTTGGCCCTCCAGCTGTCTGCACGGCGCTTCCACCCGGTGCTGTTCTGGTCGGTGGTGCTGGCCACCAGCACCGCAGGCACCACCATGTCCGACCTGCTCGACCGCACCCTCGGCCTGGGCTACGCCACCGGTGCCAGCCTGCTGGCCGGCTGCCTGGCGCTGGTGCTGCTGGCCTGGCGGTTATCGGAAAAGTCCATCTCGGTCAGCAACATCGCATCGCGCCGCGCCGAAGGCTTCTACTGGACCGCCGTGCTGTTCTCCAACACGCTCGGCACCGCGCTGGGCGACTTCCTGGCCGACGATTCCGGGCTGGGCTTCACCGGCGGCGCACTGCTGATCGGCAGCCTCATCGCGCTCACCGCACTGGCCAGCCGCATCAAGGGCATCAACCAGGTCGTCCTGTTCTGGATCGCCTTCGTGCTCACCCGCCCGTTCGGCGCCACCTTCGGCGACCTGCTCACCAAACCGCTGGAAAAGGGCGGCCTGGGCTTCGGCACGGTCGGCTCGTCGCTGGTGCTGTTCACCCTCCTCGCCACGCTGGTGGCACTGCCGATGCTGCAGCGTAAGGCGCAGCCAGCCAGCTAG
- a CDS encoding toll/interleukin-1 receptor domain-containing protein: protein MSEAVAVGDALLERAGNPFVFISHDTRDAELAEAFSNLLKSVSAGVLKSFRTSDRRGSQGIEYGVEWYPEIIKNIQAASDVVCLLTERSVDRPWILFEAGMAKGKLDTPILGVALGIELKSVSSGPFAQFQNCADDEESLTKLVFQLVNRIPGSEPDRETIKFQVGKFRAAVNGIIGRIGASPLSEKKKAVVEADNSSAKLFEEIKVMFQDLPMRMSLGDVESYGRPQSFRHFSEDVDQMYRQGSYSIGIRIALATYRNSLPWLYDEGCALIKTLEGSSSLVAKKRSLANFEGVLKSSMRSLHFERSFRGDKKEYMSVVREFPAMLIHGLREIGGV from the coding sequence ATGTCAGAGGCGGTTGCGGTCGGGGATGCTCTTTTAGAGCGGGCGGGAAATCCGTTTGTATTTATTAGTCACGATACTCGTGATGCAGAGCTTGCTGAGGCTTTCAGCAATTTGCTTAAAAGTGTAAGTGCTGGGGTTCTGAAGTCGTTTAGGACCTCGGATCGAAGGGGTAGCCAGGGAATCGAATATGGCGTTGAGTGGTATCCGGAGATAATAAAAAATATTCAAGCAGCTTCTGATGTCGTGTGTCTTCTGACTGAGAGAAGTGTTGATCGCCCGTGGATACTTTTCGAGGCCGGCATGGCAAAGGGCAAGCTAGATACACCCATCCTAGGGGTTGCGCTTGGAATCGAGCTGAAGTCTGTTTCAAGCGGTCCCTTTGCTCAGTTTCAGAATTGCGCAGATGATGAAGAGTCTCTGACGAAGTTAGTGTTTCAATTGGTGAATAGAATTCCTGGGTCTGAGCCTGATCGAGAAACCATAAAATTTCAAGTCGGAAAATTCAGGGCCGCTGTGAATGGAATAATTGGAAGAATTGGAGCTTCGCCTCTATCGGAGAAGAAGAAAGCAGTTGTCGAAGCTGATAACTCCTCAGCAAAGCTATTTGAGGAGATCAAAGTGATGTTTCAGGATCTTCCAATGCGGATGTCACTTGGTGATGTGGAAAGCTACGGTCGGCCGCAGAGTTTTCGCCACTTCTCAGAAGATGTCGATCAGATGTACAGGCAGGGAAGCTATTCAATAGGTATTCGTATTGCTCTTGCTACCTACAGAAACTCGCTTCCCTGGCTCTACGACGAAGGTTGTGCATTGATAAAAACCCTTGAGGGCTCGAGCTCACTGGTCGCAAAGAAGAGATCCTTGGCAAATTTTGAGGGTGTTCTCAAGTCGAGTATGCGAAGTCTGCATTTTGAGAGGTCATTCAGAGGGGACAAGAAGGAGTACATGTCCGTAGTCCGAGAGTTTCCTGCGATGCTCATCCATGGTCTGAGGGAAATTGGGGGGGTGTAA
- a CDS encoding 3-hydroxybutyrate dehydrogenase — translation MFSGKVAVVTGSTSGIGLGIATALARQGADIVLNGFGDAAEIERIRTGLEAEFGVRVAHDGADLSMGEAVRGLIAQAVATMGRIDILVNNAGIQHTASIEEFPVEKWDAILALNLSAVFHATAAALPHMKQQGAGRIINIASVHGLVGSVNKSAYVAAKHGVVGFTKVTALENAGTGSTANAICPGWVRTALVEQQITALAEREGTDQETAARALLAEKQPSLQFVTPEQLGEMVVFLASDAAAQITGTALPVDGGWTAR, via the coding sequence ATGTTCTCTGGAAAGGTTGCGGTGGTTACCGGCTCCACCAGCGGTATCGGTCTTGGCATCGCCACGGCGCTGGCGCGGCAGGGGGCCGATATCGTGCTGAATGGCTTCGGCGATGCGGCGGAGATCGAGCGCATCCGTACCGGACTGGAAGCCGAGTTCGGGGTGCGCGTGGCGCATGACGGCGCCGACCTGTCCATGGGCGAGGCGGTGCGCGGTCTGATCGCCCAAGCCGTCGCGACGATGGGTCGCATCGACATCCTGGTGAACAACGCGGGCATCCAGCACACAGCATCGATCGAGGAATTTCCTGTCGAGAAGTGGGATGCGATCCTGGCGCTGAATCTCTCGGCGGTGTTCCATGCAACGGCGGCGGCCTTGCCCCACATGAAACAGCAGGGCGCCGGCCGCATCATCAACATCGCATCAGTGCACGGGTTGGTGGGCTCGGTGAACAAGTCGGCCTATGTGGCGGCCAAGCATGGTGTGGTGGGGTTCACCAAGGTGACCGCGCTGGAGAATGCGGGCACTGGCAGCACCGCCAATGCGATCTGCCCGGGCTGGGTGCGGACGGCGCTGGTCGAGCAGCAGATCACCGCGTTGGCCGAGCGCGAAGGCACGGACCAGGAGACCGCCGCGCGTGCGCTGCTGGCTGAGAAGCAGCCGTCGTTGCAGTTTGTGACGCCCGAGCAGCTGGGCGAGATGGTGGTGTTCCTGGCCTCGGACGCGGCGGCGCAGATTACCGGCACGGCGCTGCCGGTGGATGGGGGCTGGACGGCGCGCTAG
- a CDS encoding LysR family transcriptional regulator: protein MSRKFDYLGDVEVFLAVVEHGSFTAGAVALSTTPSVLSRAVTRLEARLGRQLLQRTTRRVGLTDAGRLYLEQVRTAFGLLDDAERDVLAQDGALAGRVRLSVPTTYGHYRLPPVLARFAQQYPQVQVELNITNRNVDLVAEGFDLAIRLGQLPDSGLVARKLEDAPLVLVAAPDYLRRRGTPQTLEDLEQHMCLPFVMPRTGRLAPWIFRDDGRDVDWLPRSSIETSDDVLGVVSLAEQGIGICQSYEFIVRERLRRGQLVEVLPQLRGRSRPFSVIYAPHRRQSAAARAMIELLVGNATVVGDGGG from the coding sequence ATGAGCCGCAAGTTCGACTACCTGGGCGATGTGGAGGTGTTCCTGGCGGTGGTCGAGCACGGCTCGTTCACGGCCGGCGCGGTGGCGCTGTCCACCACGCCCTCGGTGCTGAGCCGCGCGGTCACCCGTCTGGAAGCGCGGCTGGGCCGGCAGCTGCTGCAGCGGACCACCCGCCGCGTGGGCCTGACCGACGCCGGGCGGCTCTATCTGGAACAGGTGCGCACTGCCTTCGGCCTGCTGGACGACGCCGAGCGCGACGTACTGGCCCAGGACGGTGCGCTGGCCGGCCGCGTGCGCCTGAGCGTGCCCACCACCTATGGCCACTACCGGCTGCCGCCCGTGCTGGCGCGCTTTGCGCAGCAGTACCCGCAGGTGCAGGTGGAACTGAACATCACCAACCGCAACGTGGACCTGGTGGCCGAGGGCTTCGACCTGGCCATCCGCCTGGGCCAGCTGCCGGACAGCGGGCTGGTCGCGCGAAAGCTGGAAGACGCACCGCTGGTGCTGGTGGCCGCACCGGACTACCTGCGGCGCCGCGGCACGCCGCAGACGCTGGAGGATCTGGAGCAGCACATGTGCCTGCCCTTCGTGATGCCGCGCACCGGGCGACTTGCGCCGTGGATCTTCCGCGACGACGGACGCGATGTGGACTGGCTGCCGCGTTCGTCCATCGAGACCTCCGACGATGTGCTGGGCGTGGTGTCGCTGGCCGAACAGGGCATCGGCATCTGCCAGAGCTACGAGTTCATCGTGCGGGAGCGACTGCGGCGTGGGCAGTTGGTGGAGGTGCTGCCGCAGCTGCGGGGCCGGTCAAGGCCATTCTCGGTGATCTATGCGCCGCATCGGAGGCAATCGGCGGCGGCGCGGGCAATGATTGAGTTGCTGGTGGGGAATGCGACGGTGGTTGGGGATGGTGGTGGTTGA
- a CDS encoding type 1 glutamine amidotransferase domain-containing protein codes for MNLMTRLAAALALTLAATGAHAANVLVVLSDENHLDLKDGKVLSTGFYLNELMQPVKLLLDAGHEVTFATPQGRAPTVDASSVTPAYFGNDAAQLTLHKELLEKLALTSPTASPVVSLARIEQQGYARFDAVYIPGGHAPMQDLLKSPALGRLLADFHQRNKTTALVCHGPIALLSTLPDAAGFVAKLEAGATPATPKWIYRGYQMTVISNQEEEQAKPLLGGGEMKFYPQTALQRAGATFSSNTTPWTGHVVVDRELITGQNPASALEVGQRLVERLK; via the coding sequence ATGAACCTGATGACCCGGCTGGCCGCAGCGCTGGCCCTGACCCTGGCCGCGACCGGCGCGCATGCCGCCAACGTGCTGGTGGTGCTGTCCGACGAAAACCACCTGGACCTGAAGGACGGCAAGGTGCTGTCCACCGGCTTCTATCTCAACGAGTTGATGCAGCCGGTCAAGCTGCTGCTGGACGCGGGCCACGAGGTGACCTTCGCCACGCCGCAGGGGCGGGCGCCGACGGTGGATGCATCCTCGGTGACGCCGGCGTACTTCGGCAACGATGCCGCGCAGCTGACGCTGCACAAGGAGCTGCTGGAGAAGCTGGCGCTGACCTCGCCGACGGCCTCGCCGGTGGTCAGCCTGGCGCGCATCGAGCAGCAGGGGTACGCGCGTTTCGATGCGGTCTACATTCCCGGTGGCCACGCGCCCATGCAGGACCTGCTGAAGAGCCCGGCGCTGGGCCGCTTGCTGGCCGACTTCCACCAGCGCAACAAGACCACCGCACTGGTCTGCCACGGGCCGATCGCGCTGCTGTCCACGTTGCCGGATGCGGCGGGGTTCGTGGCGAAGCTGGAAGCCGGTGCGACGCCGGCCACGCCGAAGTGGATCTACAGAGGCTACCAGATGACGGTGATCAGTAACCAGGAAGAAGAACAGGCCAAGCCGCTGCTGGGTGGCGGTGAGATGAAGTTCTACCCGCAGACGGCGCTGCAGCGGGCGGGGGCGACGTTCAGCAGCAACACCACGCCGTGGACCGGGCATGTGGTGGTGGACCGCGAGTTGATTACCGGGCAGAACCCGGCTTCGGCGCTGGAGGTGGGGCAGCGGTTGGTGGAGCGGTTGAAGTAG
- a CDS encoding nucleotide pyrophosphohydrolase produces MEHPLVEVQGAAQALKEFAEVRDWAQFHSPKNLVMALSGEVGELNEIFQWMTEADSFKAASSEATAKAVRDEIADVALYLIRLSDVLGIDLNEAVSSKLAMNAAKYPVDLSRGVSTKYNKLVQP; encoded by the coding sequence ATGGAACACCCTCTTGTCGAGGTTCAGGGCGCTGCCCAAGCGCTCAAGGAATTTGCCGAAGTCCGTGATTGGGCGCAGTTCCACTCCCCCAAGAACCTTGTCATGGCCCTCTCTGGTGAAGTTGGAGAGCTGAACGAAATATTCCAGTGGATGACGGAGGCCGACTCCTTCAAGGCAGCGTCCTCTGAAGCCACCGCCAAGGCGGTGCGCGATGAGATCGCCGATGTAGCCCTGTACCTCATCCGGCTGTCGGACGTGCTCGGCATCGACCTGAATGAAGCCGTCAGCAGCAAGCTGGCCATGAATGCCGCCAAGTACCCGGTCGACCTCTCGCGTGGCGTCAGCACCAAGTACAACAAGCTGGTGCAGCCATGA
- a CDS encoding DUF2075 domain-containing protein, whose protein sequence is MIVYQADKDTFLRQCNDQEIDQVILASYKAATNTKVSDSEVKSWRASLGYVARALNDPSIPGDIGVAVEFILPQSRKRIDVVLTGHAEDGSPHVIIVELKQWSAVKPSSRDAMIELHAGNLRVHPSYQAWSYAAFLEGFNEAVHEGRLQLHPCAYLHEYEPDGVINSPHYQPYIQRAPLFLKGTPELERMRSFISRYTSKGNGLPVLAELDSGRIRPSKVLADEVYRLLSENSAFTLLDEQKHVFEAAKAACTQAHADGKPRVIIVEGGPGTGKSVVAVNLLATLRNGLNVRYVSKNAAPRAVYSRSLGKSKDNAHLHQLLDGSGQFIDSPQNDFDALIVDEAHRLTEQGGFYGNEGNNQIMELINAARCSVFFIDEDQRVTLKDIGTKEAIREFAVARGATVEEYALSSQFRCAGSDGYLAWLDDVLHIRPTANTTLDEISYDFQIFNDPSALHAAIEAKNTANRARVVAGYCWPWKSKKNDKEMDIVIGSYQRQWNLNDAEIPWIVSPDSIDQVGCIHTSQGLEVDYIGVIIGPDLVMENGALKTVPRARARHDKTMLGYVKLSKSHPAHAAELADTIIKNTYRTLMTRGMKGCYVYATDPQVAAYFAARLQRQAAVEQAVEVEA, encoded by the coding sequence ATGATCGTCTATCAGGCAGACAAGGACACCTTCCTTCGTCAGTGCAACGATCAGGAGATCGACCAGGTCATCCTCGCCAGCTACAAGGCAGCGACCAACACCAAGGTCAGCGATTCCGAAGTAAAATCCTGGCGCGCCTCACTGGGATACGTCGCGCGTGCGCTGAACGACCCTTCCATCCCCGGTGACATCGGCGTAGCAGTGGAGTTCATTCTTCCGCAATCGCGAAAGCGCATCGATGTTGTCCTGACCGGGCATGCCGAAGATGGTTCGCCACACGTCATCATCGTAGAACTCAAGCAGTGGTCAGCCGTCAAACCGTCCAGTCGCGACGCCATGATCGAGTTGCACGCCGGGAACCTGCGCGTCCATCCAAGCTATCAGGCCTGGTCCTATGCAGCGTTCCTGGAAGGCTTCAACGAGGCCGTCCATGAAGGACGGCTCCAACTGCACCCTTGCGCCTACTTGCACGAGTACGAGCCAGATGGCGTCATCAACTCACCGCACTATCAGCCCTACATCCAGCGCGCCCCACTCTTCCTCAAGGGCACGCCTGAACTTGAGAGGATGCGTAGCTTCATTAGTCGATACACAAGCAAGGGCAATGGCCTCCCGGTGTTGGCCGAACTGGACAGCGGCCGCATCCGTCCCTCCAAGGTGCTCGCCGACGAAGTGTATCGGCTGCTATCGGAAAACAGCGCTTTTACCTTGCTTGACGAGCAGAAACACGTGTTCGAAGCCGCCAAGGCAGCATGCACGCAAGCACATGCTGACGGAAAACCTCGTGTCATCATCGTTGAGGGCGGTCCGGGCACAGGCAAGTCAGTCGTCGCCGTGAATCTTCTTGCCACGCTGCGTAATGGCCTGAACGTCAGGTACGTCTCGAAGAATGCCGCACCACGCGCGGTCTACAGTCGCTCGCTCGGAAAATCAAAAGACAACGCACATCTGCACCAGCTTCTTGACGGCTCCGGCCAGTTCATCGATTCCCCTCAGAACGACTTTGACGCTCTGATCGTCGATGAAGCGCACCGGCTTACCGAGCAAGGCGGATTCTACGGAAACGAGGGCAATAACCAGATCATGGAGCTGATCAATGCCGCCCGGTGCAGTGTGTTCTTCATTGATGAAGACCAACGGGTCACGCTCAAGGATATTGGCACCAAGGAAGCCATTCGGGAATTTGCGGTCGCCCGTGGTGCCACCGTAGAGGAATACGCGCTGTCTTCGCAGTTCCGCTGTGCAGGCTCGGACGGCTATCTGGCATGGCTGGATGACGTGCTTCATATCCGCCCAACCGCAAACACCACGCTGGACGAGATCAGTTACGACTTCCAGATTTTCAACGACCCATCCGCGCTTCATGCCGCCATCGAAGCAAAGAACACCGCCAACCGTGCACGCGTCGTAGCCGGCTACTGTTGGCCGTGGAAAAGCAAGAAGAACGATAAGGAGATGGATATTGTCATCGGCAGCTATCAGCGGCAATGGAACCTCAACGACGCTGAAATCCCTTGGATCGTCTCCCCAGACTCGATTGACCAGGTGGGTTGCATCCACACCAGCCAGGGGCTGGAAGTCGACTACATCGGGGTAATCATCGGACCGGACCTCGTCATGGAAAACGGCGCCCTCAAGACAGTGCCACGCGCGCGCGCTCGGCACGACAAGACCATGTTGGGGTACGTGAAGCTCTCAAAGTCCCATCCCGCCCATGCCGCCGAACTTGCGGACACCATCATCAAGAACACCTACCGCACCTTGATGACCCGAGGGATGAAGGGCTGCTACGTCTACGCGACAGATCCACAAGTTGCCGCCTATTTCGCAGCCCGACTGCAGCGACAGGCAGCCGTCGAACAGGCGGTTGAAGTAGAGGCGTAA
- a CDS encoding ArsR/SmtB family transcription factor, whose protein sequence is MNADKVFKALADPTRRTLLDLLCEDNGQTLGQLCEHLDMARQSVTQHLGLLEDANLISTVRRGREKLHFINPVPLHEVYERWVRKFEQQRLSLLHDLKRELEGE, encoded by the coding sequence ATGAATGCAGACAAGGTGTTCAAGGCCCTGGCCGATCCCACGCGCAGGACGCTGCTGGACCTGCTCTGCGAAGACAACGGCCAGACCCTGGGCCAGCTCTGCGAGCACCTGGACATGGCCCGGCAATCGGTCACCCAGCACCTGGGCCTGCTGGAAGACGCCAATCTGATCAGCACCGTGCGCCGTGGCCGAGAAAAGCTGCACTTCATCAACCCCGTGCCACTGCATGAAGTCTACGAGCGCTGGGTACGCAAGTTCGAGCAGCAGCGCCTGAGCCTGCTGCATGACCTGAAACGAGAACTGGAAGGAGAATGA
- a CDS encoding DUF4231 domain-containing protein, which translates to MRDAEFPSIYRAADSASAESQRHFFLALGLNYIFLILAATLSVANIKSQVFAVVQVIPLLATLAITIYLGSRQPQRNWYGARALAESVKTVSWRFMMQAAPFDGDLVRAERKFKEHLSGIISSNKKISEMSLDCFGGALLTDKMREVRCLNLGERLSFYLRARVDDQHSWYVSKAGVNRKLSRRWFFVLVTVNCLALLFALGKVLSPQGDYWPADVLVAVAGAVMAWMQSKRFQELSAAYTLTAHEIGLLRIGIEGIDSERDFSRFVGDAENAFSREHTQWQARLDVA; encoded by the coding sequence GTGAGAGATGCAGAATTTCCGTCTATTTATAGAGCTGCTGATTCTGCTTCGGCGGAGTCGCAGAGGCATTTCTTTCTTGCGCTGGGTTTGAACTACATATTTCTTATACTTGCCGCCACTTTGTCTGTGGCAAACATAAAGAGTCAAGTTTTTGCGGTGGTTCAGGTTATTCCTTTGCTTGCGACGCTTGCAATTACAATATATCTTGGAAGTAGGCAGCCTCAGAGAAATTGGTATGGTGCGCGCGCTCTCGCGGAGTCGGTAAAGACTGTATCTTGGCGGTTCATGATGCAAGCGGCACCTTTCGATGGTGACTTGGTGCGTGCCGAGAGGAAATTTAAAGAGCATCTGTCTGGGATAATATCATCGAATAAGAAAATATCGGAAATGTCACTGGATTGCTTTGGTGGGGCTCTATTGACCGATAAGATGCGCGAAGTTAGGTGTTTGAATCTTGGAGAGCGTCTATCATTTTATTTGAGGGCGCGAGTTGATGATCAGCACTCATGGTACGTATCCAAGGCTGGTGTAAATAGAAAGCTCTCGCGCAGATGGTTTTTTGTGTTGGTAACGGTTAATTGCTTGGCTCTGCTTTTTGCTTTGGGGAAGGTTCTTAGTCCGCAAGGTGATTACTGGCCGGCCGATGTTCTTGTTGCGGTCGCGGGTGCAGTGATGGCGTGGATGCAAAGCAAGAGATTTCAAGAGCTGTCGGCCGCGTATACGCTGACAGCTCACGAAATTGGACTGCTGCGTATTGGGATTGAGGGCATTGATTCCGAGAGGGATTTCTCAAGATTTGTTGGTGACGCCGAGAACGCTTTTTCTCGTGAACATACTCAATGGCAAGCCAGGCTTGACGTTGCATAG
- a CDS encoding SRPBCC family protein: MSAETTRFIHVIYIASTPQKVFEAITRPEIASRYWGHENVSDWKPGSRWQHVRANETRSVELVGEVVESTPPSRLVITWAAASQADNPDAYSRVTFDIVPYQDMVRLTVTHDELEPGSGMDTGIRQGWPIVLSSLKSLLETGKGLDVFAKPS; encoded by the coding sequence ATGTCTGCAGAGACCACCCGCTTCATCCACGTGATCTACATCGCCTCCACACCGCAGAAGGTGTTCGAGGCCATCACCCGCCCCGAGATTGCCAGCCGCTACTGGGGCCATGAAAACGTCTCGGACTGGAAGCCCGGTTCGCGCTGGCAGCATGTGCGCGCCAACGAAACGCGCTCGGTCGAGCTGGTCGGCGAAGTGGTGGAAAGCACCCCGCCCTCGCGTCTGGTCATTACCTGGGCCGCCGCCTCGCAGGCCGACAACCCGGATGCCTACAGCCGCGTCACCTTCGACATCGTGCCCTACCAGGACATGGTGCGCCTGACCGTCACCCACGACGAACTGGAGCCGGGCAGCGGCATGGATACCGGCATCCGCCAGGGCTGGCCGATCGTGCTGTCGAGCCTGAAGTCGTTGTTGGAGACGGGCAAGGGGCTGGATGTGTTTGCGAAGCCGAGTTGA